Part of the Streptomyces antimycoticus genome, ACCAGTTCCCTCAACGAGGAGTGAGATCTCGCTCATGACGGATGCCACCACGTCCGAGACCACCAGGACCGCTCTGCGCGTGGAGAACGCCACGTTGATCGACGGCACTGGGGCGACCCCGATCGCGGACGCCGTCGTCATCGCCGACGCCGAAGGAACGATCACCTACGCGGGCCCGGCGGCGACCGCGCCCCCGGCCTCCGGCGGCGCTTTCACCGGTCGTGTCATCGACGCGGGCGGCCGCACCGTGCTGCCGGGTTTCTTCGACTGCCACACCCACCTCGCCTACGCCCATGCGACACCGCCCGGCCGCCGTGGTGAGCTCGACCCGGTCCTGGTCACCTACGACACCGCCACCCGGCTGCGGCAGACTCTCGACGCGGGCGTCACCACCGTCCGGGACCTGGGCGGCCTGGCCACCGGCTACCGCACCGCCGTCGAGACCGGGCGGATCACCGGCCCCCGGGTGCACACCGCCGTACGGATCATCAGCCACACCGGCGGCCACGCCGATGTGCGCCTGCCCGACGGCACCGACCTCAGCGGCGGTGAGATGTCCGAGCTGGCCGACACCGTGGACGAGGCGCGCCTGGCCGTGCGCAAGGTGCTGCGCGCGGGTGCCGACCTGGTCAAGATCTGCGCCACCGGTGGCATGGGAAGCCCGTACGACCAGCCGGACGACGAGGGGCTCCTGGAGGAGGAGATCCGCGCCGTGGTCGATGAGTGCCGGCGCCACGGCGGCAAGCCGGTGGCCGCGCACGCGCAGGGGAACGCGGGCATCCTCAACGCCATCCGCGGCGGGGTCACCAGCATCGAGCACGGCTACGGCCTGGACGACCGGGCCCGGGAGATGGCGGGGGAGCGCGGCGTCTTCGTCGTCCCGACCCTCTCCACCGTCTACGCGGGCATCGACAAGGCCACCATGGAGCCCTATCACTACGAGAAGAAGGTGCGCTGGTCCGGCATCACCAAGGAGAACATCTCCCGCGCGATCGAGCAGGGGACCCGGATCGCGCTCGGCACCGACGCCGCCGTCTGCCCGCACGGCCAGAACCTGATGGAGCTCAGCTACCTCGTCGACCTGGGCATGGACCCCATGGACGCCATCGTGGCCGGCACCCGGACCGCCGCCGAACTCCTCGGCGTCGCCGACCGGCTCGGCACACTGGCCCCCGGCCGCGTCGCCGACCTCGTCGTCTGCGACGGGGACCCGCTCAAGGACATCGGTGTGCTCGGCGATCCCGCCAACGTCGTGTGCGTCGTGCAGGACGGCCATGTCCGCAAGGACACCAAGGGCCTCCTGCCGTCGGCCACCCCGGCCGGAAGGCGGCCCTGATGCCGACGGCGACCGGATTGCCCGCCCCCGGGGGCACCTCCCCGGACAAGGAGCGGCGCGGCGGCCTCGACCGGGTCCTCTCCTTCATCGAACGGGCCGGCAACGCCCTGCCCAACCCCATCGTGCTGTTCGCCGGGCTCTTCGTGCTGCTGGCCGTCCTCTCCACCGTCCTCGCCCTCATCGGCCTCTCCGTCACCGTCCCCGGCACCGATGACACCAAGGACATCGGCGGGCTGCTCACCGGTGCGGGGCTGCGCTGGCTGCTGGAGAACCTGATCCCCAACTTCGCCACCTTCCCGCCGATCGGCGCCGTCCTGGTGCTGATGATGGTGGTCGGACTCGCGGAGAAGACCGGTCTGCTGGAGACCGCGATGCGGGCCTCACTGGCCCGGGTGCCGCGTGCCGTGCTGCCGTACGCGGTGGCGGTCATCGCCAGCCAGGCGCACATGATGAGCGATGTCGGCGCCATCGTGCTGCCCCCGCTGGCGGCCCTGGTGTTCAAGAGCGCCGGGCGCCATCCCGTGGCGGGCCTCATCGGCGGTTTCGCCTGTGTCACCGCGGGCTACGCGGCCGGATTCACCATCGGCTCGCTCGACGCCCTGTACGTGGGCATCACCCAGCAGGCCGCCTCGGTGCTCCCGGCCGCCGAGGGCCTCCATATCCATGTGCTCATCAACTACTTCTTCACCGCCGCCAGCAGTGTCGTCCTGGGGTTGCTCGGCGGATTCCTCATCAGCCGCGTCCTCGAACCACGTCTGGGCCCCTACCAGGCGGCCGAGAGTGGCGAGACCTCGCGGGAGGACCTGACGCTCACCCCGGTGCAGCGCAAGGGGCTCGCGTACACCTGCGCGGTCGTCGGCCTGTACCTGGCGGCGGTCCTCGCGCTCTGGCTGCCACCGGGCGCCCCGCTGCGCGGAGAGGGCGGTGCCTTCGTGCCCTCGCCCGTGCTCAATGGTGTCGTCCCGGTCCTCTTCGGTGCCTTCCTGATCGCCGGGCTCACCTACGGCTTCACGGTCAGGAAGCTCACGGGCACCGAGGACGTGGTCACCGCCATGACCGACTCGGTGAAGAACATGTCCGGCTACATCGTGATGATGTTCTTC contains:
- a CDS encoding AbgT family transporter — translated: MPTATGLPAPGGTSPDKERRGGLDRVLSFIERAGNALPNPIVLFAGLFVLLAVLSTVLALIGLSVTVPGTDDTKDIGGLLTGAGLRWLLENLIPNFATFPPIGAVLVLMMVVGLAEKTGLLETAMRASLARVPRAVLPYAVAVIASQAHMMSDVGAIVLPPLAALVFKSAGRHPVAGLIGGFACVTAGYAAGFTIGSLDALYVGITQQAASVLPAAEGLHIHVLINYFFTAASSVVLGLLGGFLISRVLEPRLGPYQAAESGETSREDLTLTPVQRKGLAYTCAVVGLYLAAVLALWLPPGAPLRGEGGAFVPSPVLNGVVPVLFGAFLIAGLTYGFTVRKLTGTEDVVTAMTDSVKNMSGYIVMMFFAAQVIALFTWSNLGVLLAVKAAALFNAVGVTGFWANIAFVLLASCLNLVILSGSALWSLVGPVFIPAFMLMDMSPALSQAAFRIGDSATGAITPMNPYLLLILAMVREYEPEARLGTLISRLAIFVVPFLVVWLAILGIFYGLDLPLGPGAPIGVK
- a CDS encoding metal-dependent hydrolase family protein, whose protein sequence is MTDATTSETTRTALRVENATLIDGTGATPIADAVVIADAEGTITYAGPAATAPPASGGAFTGRVIDAGGRTVLPGFFDCHTHLAYAHATPPGRRGELDPVLVTYDTATRLRQTLDAGVTTVRDLGGLATGYRTAVETGRITGPRVHTAVRIISHTGGHADVRLPDGTDLSGGEMSELADTVDEARLAVRKVLRAGADLVKICATGGMGSPYDQPDDEGLLEEEIRAVVDECRRHGGKPVAAHAQGNAGILNAIRGGVTSIEHGYGLDDRAREMAGERGVFVVPTLSTVYAGIDKATMEPYHYEKKVRWSGITKENISRAIEQGTRIALGTDAAVCPHGQNLMELSYLVDLGMDPMDAIVAGTRTAAELLGVADRLGTLAPGRVADLVVCDGDPLKDIGVLGDPANVVCVVQDGHVRKDTKGLLPSATPAGRRP